In Gemmatimonadota bacterium, the sequence AAGCCCAACCTGGCCCGGGAGCTCGTCTTCGAGGCGGGGCTGCCGATCCAGGCCGAGGCCCATACCGTGGCCTCCTACTGCATCACCGGGCTGCGGGCGGTCACGGTAGTCGCCGACGCCATCGCCGGGGGCCGCATCGACGTGGGTCTGGCCGGCGGGGTCGATTCGCTGACGCGCGCTTCCATGGACCTCTTCCGCGAGCCGTCCACGGGCCTGACCATGGGCGAGCACATGGAACTGACCTGCAAGGAATGGGACATCCCGCGCGAGCGGCAGGACGAGGTGGCCCTGGCCAGCCACCGCAACGCCGTGGCCGCGCGCGAGAAGCTGGCCGGGGAGATCCACCCGCTGCTGGGGGAGGAGGCCGACTCCGGACCGCGGGCCGACACGTCGCTCGAGGCCCTGGCCGCGCTGAAGCCCGTCTTCGATCCGGAGCACGGCACGCTCACGGCGGGCAACTCGTCGCCCGTGACGGACGGCGCTGCGGCGGTGCTGCTGATGAGCGAGGAGAAAGCGGCCGAGTGCGGCCTGCAGCCGCAGGCGTACATCGGGGGCATGGCCTATGCCGCCCACGACCCCTCGGAGGGGCTGCTCATGGCGCCGGCCATCTCGGTGCCCCGGCTCCTGGCCAGCCGGAACCTGTCCATGGCCGACATGGACCTGGTCGAGATCCACGAGGCCTTCGCGGCCCAGGCCCTGGCCAGCGCAGCCGCGTGGGAAAGAGGCTGGAAAGGCGCGCCGACGGGCGAAGTCGATTGGACCCGCGTGAACGTCAACGGCAGCTCCATCGCCGTGGGCCATCCCTGGGCGGCCACGGGCACGCGCATCCTCACGACCCTGGCCAACGAGATGCAGCGGCGCGACGCCCGCTACGGTCTGGTCAGCATCTGCGCCGCGGGCGCCATGGCGGGCGCGTTCCTGCTGGAGCGGTAGGGGGCCGGCTTTGTGCGGGGGCCGGCCTTCTGACGAGCCTAGCCGCGGGAGGGGTCCAGCCGTGGGTGGCTCTACCGGAAGGTTGCCGCGTAGCTGGGTCAAATCACCTGAACAATCTTACAACAATGGCCACGACGCCTATCAGTGTAGGGATTCCCAGGGTAAGAATGACTGTGAGTATGTAGGCTTTGGTAGGTACATGTTTCAACGTCTCTTCAATCTTCACCACAGAATCTCTGAGATCATCTACTTTCTCTGCAGTGTTGTTCGTGGACACCTCCAGCCGGTCAAGCCTGAAATCCCTGAGTCGATTCCCATTACCGCTTCCCCTGCTCGAACCGCTGCCTTCTCCAGCGGGTTCGCCTGTTAACTCGCGTTTGGGTAAAGTCATAGGAACACCTCTCTACTCAAGCAACGACTTGATCAGCGGAACGACGACGCACGCCAACACGAACCCGAGTGTCCACTTGATTAGTTTGATGTCGCTCTGCATCAGCTCGATGTCGTTTTGCATGGTGGACAGTTTCCGCTCGAAGTCCGCGATTTCTTCGGCGGCTTCGCTGGCGGCTGCTTCAGGAGTACCGGCGGCTACGAGTGCGGCATAAGTCTTGGAAAGCATGACAGGCATGATCTATCCTTTTCCGACTACGAGTCATCTTTCTATGCGCAGGTACGCTGCACGCGTCCTGCCCGGCCCTTAATAGAAATGGTCGGAAGCCGGGAAGCGTTTCTCGTATGGATGTTATCTTTTTTACTTAGGGAGAGATAAAAGGATTAAAGGAGCGCTGGACAGAATATAGGAAAGAGGGACTAACTAAAATGCGCTGGCCAGACTGGAGAAAAGAGGGGCCGCCACCCACCTCAGCACCCGCCGGATCAGAAGAAGTTGCTCTGCTCATCGCCCCCACCGCTCCGCCGCTGCTGCTCGAGCTTCACGTCCGGATGGGCGATCAGGTTGATCCGGAAGTAGAACCCCTTGTTGATGCCGTTGGGCACCCAGCGGAAGGTGAACTCCCAGCAGTGCAGCGGCCGGTACAGGTCCAGGCTGTGGGAGACGATCTTCTTACGCTTGTAGTCGTAGTTGATCGAGTGCTGCACGCGCCACTTGTCGGTGAAGCGGTTGAACGGGCGGAGCAGTGCCGAGAATTCGTTCAGGGCGAATCGGTTCGTGGCCCGGACCTCGTGGGCGCTGGTGGTGAATCTGTCTTCTGAATCGGAATCGGGATCGGGAACGTTGCGCCGGATCGAGTAGCGGTGGGAGAGCCGGACCGTCCAGGGACCCTTGACCTGGGCAAACCGCTGGTTGAACCGGTCGTCGCCATAGCCGCCGTAGCCGCCGTAGCTGTCGCCGAGCCCGCTCGAACCGAACCCGCCGCCCGAAAAGCTGCTCCCGCCGAAGCTGCTCCCGCCGAAGCTGCCGCCGGAGTAATCGTCATACCCGCCGTATGCGCCGCCGAACTGATTGTCCCCGAATTCATCGTCCTGGTCCCTGC encodes:
- a CDS encoding thiolase family protein, which produces MQPRQPWHPRDAWPHRTRKAPPMTPRRVAIVAGGRTPFIKSGKAFAEIDSLAMAVHATRGMLNRSGIDPELIESVVFGTMTPDPLKPNLARELVFEAGLPIQAEAHTVASYCITGLRAVTVVADAIAGGRIDVGLAGGVDSLTRASMDLFREPSTGLTMGEHMELTCKEWDIPRERQDEVALASHRNAVAAREKLAGEIHPLLGEEADSGPRADTSLEALAALKPVFDPEHGTLTAGNSSPVTDGAAAVLLMSEEKAAECGLQPQAYIGGMAYAAHDPSEGLLMAPAISVPRLLASRNLSMADMDLVEIHEAFAAQALASAAAWERGWKGAPTGEVDWTRVNVNGSSIAVGHPWAATGTRILTTLANEMQRRDARYGLVSICAAGAMAGAFLLER